In the genome of Carassius carassius chromosome 47, fCarCar2.1, whole genome shotgun sequence, one region contains:
- the smad7 gene encoding mothers against decapentaplegic homolog 7: MFRTKRSGLVRRLWRSRAPVEGDGDADTGTRGGGNAGCCLGIPGASKPNPGTEAELKALTYSILKKIKEKQLEVLLQAVESRGGARSPCLLLPGKADARLGQQSLPLPLLLYKVFRWPDLRHSSELKRLSCCESYGKINPELVCCNPHHMSRLCELESPPPPYSRYPTDFLKPPDSPGSVPASTETGGTAYSAPMGFSDSLALQERGEQPHWCVVAYWEEKTRVGRLYSVQEPSLDIFYDLPQGTGFCLGQLASDNKSQLVQMVRAKIGYGIQLSREPDGVWIYNRSCYPIFIKSATLDNPDSRTLLVHKVFPGFSIKAFDFEKAGSLQRPNDHEFSQQPRTGFTVQISFVKGWGQCYTRQFISSCPCWLEVIFNNR; the protein is encoded by the exons ATGTTCAGGACCAAACGATCGGGGCTCGTCCGGCGACTCTGGAGGAGCCGCGCGCCCGTGGAGGGCGACGGGGACGCGGACACCGGTACGCGCGGTGGCGGTAACGCGGGCTGCTGTCTCGGGATACCGGGCGCCAGTAAGCCGAACCCCGGCACCGAGGCCGAACTGAAAGCGCTGACGTACTCGATCTTGAAGAAGATCAAGGAGAAGCAGCTGGAGGTGCTCCTGCAGGCGGTCGAGTCCCGCGGGGGAGCGCGGAGCCCCTGCCTCCTCCTGCCCGGGAAAGCGGACGCCAGGCTGGGTCAACAGTCGCTCCCGCTCCCGCTGCTGCTCTACAAGGTGTTCCGGTGGCCGGACCTCCGGCATTCCTCGGAATTAAAGAGACTTTCGTGCTGTGAATCCTACGGGAAAATCAACCCGGAGCTCGTGTGCTGCAACCCGCATCATATGAGCAGACTGTGCGAGCTCG AATCCCCCCCACCCCCGTACTCAAGATATCCCACCGATTTTCTCAAACCACCTG ATTCTCCAGGTTCTGTGCCTGCTTCCACTGAAACTGGAGGAACGGCGTATTCGGCCCCTATGGGGTTCTCAG ATTCCCTGGCTCTTCAAGAGCGTGGAGAACAGCCTCATTGGTGTGTGGTGGCGTACTGGGAGGAAAAGACCCGTGTTGGGCGCCTCTACTCCGTCCAGGAGCCATCTCTGGACATCTTTTATGACCTACCTCAAGGCACGGGCTTTTGCTTGGGCCAGCTCGCCTCTGACAACAAGAGTCAACTGGTGCAAATGGTTCGGGCCAAGATCGGCTACGGCATCCAGCTCAGCCGGGAACCCGACGGCGTGTGGATATATAACCGGAGTTGCTACCCCATATTCATCAAGTCAGCCACACTGGACAACCCTGACTCGCGTACGCTGCTGGTGCATAAAGTATTCCCTGGCTTTTCCATCAAGGCCTTTGACTTCGAGAAGGCGGGAAGCCTACAGCGGCCCAATGACCACGAGTTCAGCCAGCAGCCGCGGACGGGCTTCACCGTGCAGATCAGTTTCGTGAAGGGCTGGGGTCAGTGCTACACCAGACAGTTCATCAGCAGCTGCCCCTGCTGGCTAGAGGTCATATTCAATAACCGATAA